CCCGCTCATTCCGGCCGCCATCGCTGCCGCGACGACGCCCGTACGGAACATGAACCGTTGTAAGGAAACATATTTCAGACTCATGTCCCGTCTGTCGTCCTACGTCTGAGCGACGTTAGCCCGCCCCGAGCCCTCAAACTCAGGGGCTGGACAACTCCGCCACCGGTGACGGCGAATTGTGGTGTGCAGGAGCCAACGCGGCCGGGTGATCACGGCGAACACCGCCGTGACGGCCACGGTCCGCATGCTCGCCCTGGCTCTGACCGGCGTGCTGATCGAGTTGGCCGGTCCTCGCGCAGTGCTGCTCGGCCTGGCGGTGCTTGCGCTGCCGTTCATCGTTCTGCTCTGTTCGACGGCCCGCCCGCCCGAGCCTGCTCAGGTCACATCGGAATCGACCTGAGCTTTCCTTCGTCTCGCCGAAGTCCTCGCCCCTGGGTGAGATCTTCTCGGGTGCAATAGATTACGGCCTACCTGGACGAACTGGGTCCTCGTGCCGACGCGCTGAAGACGGGAAAGTAGTTCGGGGCACGCGAAAATCGGTGATTACCCCGATGCGGGCATCGCCCGAACGGCATATTCTTCTGCGCGGGGCCGGAAACATAGCGGGCCAACGTTTTCCAAAGGGTCGGGGGCGACGTGAGAGAAAATCGCCGGTGGTCGACGACCGCTGCTGCGCTGTACGTCGTGTGGGGCGTGCTGCACATGGGGCTCGGCTTGTCCATGGTGATCGGAGACCTCGCCGACGGCGTGCCCGGCACCGAATCGGCGGCTGAGAGCCTGTTGTACTTCATCTGCGTGACCACGCTGGGCGCGCAGGCCATCTTCGTCGCGGTGACCATGAACCGGGTCAACAGTCGTCTGGGTTTCTGGCTCAACGCCGTCGTACTCGGGGTGGTCGATCTGGCGTTCCTCCTGCTGCTCGCGGCACCCGGATACGTCGACCTGATCGGCGCGATCGTGGGGCCGGTCGTCTGGGTGCTGGCCACCGTGTGCGCGGCGGTCGCATTGCGAAGCCGGTCCACCTGACAGCGTTCCCCCGCACTCGGATGGCGCTACCGCAACTGGGGGCTTGCTGAAAACCACTGCTACCCAACAGGCTCGACATAGTCGCGCCGACCGGGCCGTCCGGGACGCAGACGGGAGGGCGGGATTGGTAAAGCGCATCGTCTGGATGACTTTCGGCGACGACTTCGATCCCGGGCGACTCCAGGAACTCATCGTCGAGATGGGCGGACAACTCGATACCACATGGACCGCCTGGCTCCAGCGTGACAATTCCTGGGTCGCCGTCGACATCCATCCGTTCGTCCGGCGGCTACCGGCGAACGCACCCCGGCAAGAAGCAGCCGCCTACAACGAACTGCACGCACTACTCGGCTCGCCACCCCGCCACCGGGCGACCTTGCACAGCCCGGCCACCACAGCGGCGGAATGGCTGGCCGCCGAGATCGTGCTGGAAGCAGCGCGACATTGGCCGCTGCTGCTGTACGGATACGACGAAGAGCGCATCACCATAGAGCAATTCGAGCGCCGGGTCGCCCGGCGCACCCACGGTTTGTTCTGGTCCCAGTTGAGCTGTCCGGAGTCGGGGAATGGTGGCGGATGATGGGTCCGGAGGCGCGGTCATCACCGCAGGCTGTGTAAACCACTGCGGGCGTTCTAAGTCAGCAACCGCAGCGTGGCCGTGACGGCGACGCCGCAGAGGATCGCGGCGAGCACTGGCATGCGCAGCACGTAGGTCACTGCGATCGCCGCCAGCCCCGCGCACAGCGTCCAATCGATCCCTGACCAGCCGGGACCGGTCACGTCGGTGAGCACGAGGCCGGCCAGCAACGCGGGCGCGAGCAGCGCGATGACCCCGGCCAGCCGGGGCCGTATCTCGCGGTCGCCGAGTAGGACCGGACCGGCGGCCTTGAAACCGATGCTGATCAACGCGACGAGGACGATCGCAGCCCAAAGGGTCATCGCCGCACCGCCAGACCGAGCAGCGCGGCAGTCGAGGCGCCGATCAGCGCGAGGCCGACCGGAACGAACAAGACCAGAGCACCGGCCAGGCACGCGGCAAGCGCAGCGGTCTGGACCGCCTGACGCGAACGGCGCAACTCGTCGATGAGTAGGACCAGGAAGAAACCGGGAAAGACGACGTCGAGCCCGAACCGCGTGACCAACTCCGGTGAAGGCGCGGTGAGAACGCCGAGCACCGTGCCCAGCACCCAGGCCGGCAGCTGAATGAGGGTGCAGCCGATGAGCTTTTCCCGGTCGAAGCGTCCCTGCCCGAGGTGAGCGGCGACCCACGACCCGTCGACGACGGCCTGCCCCTCCCACGCACGGCGCAGCCGCCCGCCGCGCAGATCTGCGGCAACAGCGGCGCCCATCGGCAGGAATCGAGCGTTGATCAGGGCCGCGGCGCCGACCGCGACAGCTAGATGACCGCCGCCGGCCAGCGCGGCAGCCAGCGCGAACTGAGCGGAGCCGGAGAACACGATGATCGACGCAACGATCGGGGCCGCGGTCCCCCAGTGCAGAGTTTGAGTGTAGGCGCCGAAGGTGACGCCGAGGACGAAGGTCGCAGCACCCAGCCCGAGCCCGACGCGGGCGCCGGCCAGGTAGCTTCGCCGGAGCGTTGTCATACTCCGCACACTAACAAGCTAAACTGGTTTTGACCATTAGGAGGATAGGTGGGTGACCACTGGGACGGCTACGACAGCATCGGCGGCAGTGTGCCGTTGGACCTGGTCAACACCGTTTCTTGGCGACGCGATCCGGCCAGGCGAAACGATCGGCTTTCGACCCCGGAGCGACTCTCGGAATGGGTCGTCCTGGTCGGCGCGACGACCGAACGGTTGGCGGTTTCCGAGGCCGTCCTGCAGGCGGTGCACATCTTCCGCGAGGCCCTCTACCAGGTGCTCGTTTCGGATCCGCCGGACGTCGCCGCACTGCGAGCGCCGCTGCTCGCGGCATATCGGTATGCCGAGCTGGCGCCCGCGCTGCCCCTGCGGTGGACCGTGCCATTGCGCGACGGCGCCGCGCTTCCACACTTTCTCGCGCTGCGGACCGAGGAATTGCTGCGATCCGCGGACTTGGAGCGGATCCGCGAATGCGAGGGGCCAGGCTGCGGCTGGGTCTTCATCGACCGGACACGCAACCGATCACGGCGCTGGTGCAGCTCATCGGACTGCGGAAACCGGGCGCGGGCCAGGCGACACTACAGCAAGGTCCGCGAGCCGTGACCGCGATGCGAACCCGGTCGCGTCGGCCGAGCCGGTCTGTCAGGTCGATCAGGCACAGATCGACCTGTGTCAGGAGGGTGCGGCCGGGACCACCCAAAGTCCGGCCGTATGCCTGCGCAGCGTTTTGTGGGCGAGTTCGGGAGTCAGGCGCCGCGTCAGGACCTGCAGTGTCAAACCATCGGCAACCGCGATCAGTTCCTCAGCAGCCTGGTCGGGCACGATTTCCTGCCGGACCTGACCGGACTCCCGGCCCAGCCGCAGCAGGAGCGTCAGCAGTTCGGCCACACCGCGGTAGTGGTCCAGTTGGGCCGCCGCGACCGCCGGGTCCACTGCCGCCTGCGCGCTGAAGGCGATCCAGACGCGCGCCTCGATCAGGTCCGCGTCGTCGACGGCGAGCATCGCCGACAACGTGTGTTCCAGCATCGTGACGACCGACTCCGGCGCGGCCGATGCCGCGATCCGGGCTCGGGTGCGCTCGGTGATGCGCTGGTTCACCCGCTCCTGCGCGAAGATCAACATCTGCTGCCGGGTGCTGAAGCACCGCTGCACCGCGCCCATCGACACGCCCGCCTCCGCAGCCACCTCCCGCAGCGTCGCCGCCTCGATTCCGCGTCGGCCGATCAGGCTGCACACCGCGTCCGCGATCAGACGCCGACGGCTCTCGTGATCTACGTATCGGGGCATCCCGTCAGCATACCGATGCGGTCGCATCGGAAAGATGTTACGGTTCCGATGCAGTTGCATCGGAAAGAGAGGAAGTGTCATGTCGGCATGGATCGCCGCGGCTCGCACGCAGTCCGGGTGGCTGCTGTTCGGGTTCATCCTGTTCGTGCAGGGATTGGGGTCGGCGGTGGCGGAAGCCCTGTGGGAGAACAGCTTCGGGGTGGCTGCGATGCTGCGCGTGTCCGGATTTCCCGGATGGTCGGATTACGTGATCGGTGCGCTCGGGGCGGCGGCGCTCGCGGTTGGTCTGCAGCGGGCCCGATGTGGGGTGACGCATGCGTGAGCTGTCCCGTCGGGGGGTACTGGGAGTCGGCGCACTGGGCGCCGGAGCCCTGGTCGCCGGGTGCGCGAACGGGGACCGGGCAACCAGCGGCGGCCGGCCGACCTTCGTGATCGTGCACGGCGCCAACGGGAACGGCGCCTCGTACGCCGGACTGGTGGCCGCCCTGACCCTGGCCGGTCACCGAGCATTGGCCGTCGACCTGCCGGGCCACGGACCAGCCGCACACTTCCCACTGTCCTATCAAGCGCCGCAAGATCTCTCGGCATTGGCGGCCGAACCCTCACCCCTGGCCCGACTACGCCCGGCCGACAACGTCGAGCATGTGGCGGGTGTGGTCCGCCGCGCCGCTACACAGGGCCCTGTCATCCTCGTCGGCCACAGCATGGGCGGGGCGACGATCACGCGGGTCGCGAACGAGATCCCCGATCACATCGCACGACTGGTGTATCTGACCGCGTTCTGCTGCGTGCGGCTGCGCAGCGTGCTGGAGTGCTACACCACACCGGAGGCCGCGAGCACATTGGCGACCACGATTCCCAGCCTCGGCGACCCCCAGCAGACCGGTGTGACCCGAACCAATTGGCGCTCAGCCGATCCCGAGTTCCTCGCCGCCGCGAAGGCCGCACTCGCCGACGATTACGACGACGCGGCTTTCCGGGCAGCGCTCAATGCCATGGAACCCGACGAGGCGTGGGCGGTGACCATCGACGATTCCCGCGGCGACCCGGCGACGTGGGGCCGAATCCCGCGCAGCTACATCCGCTGCACCCGCGACCGCACCCTCCCCCTCGCGCTGCAGGACCGCATGATCGCGGAAGCGGACGCGGCCACCCCCGGCAACAGCTTCGACATTCATTCGATCGCCGCGCCACACCTCGGCCCGCAGCACCCTCAGGCGATCGCGGACATTCTCGTCTCTCTCGTCCAACGGTAACCGTAGCGCCGGGAACTCGTTGTGTACGTTGCGAATTCGGGCGTGCACACACCGCCTCCGCTCCCGGCACGCCATTTCGTCAGCCGATGCCCTCCTGCACCGGATAGTGGATGATGATCGCACCGCCGGTGGCGTAGTTGACGACGTCGGCGGCCGCCTGCCTGCCTTCCTGCGAAGCCCGAGCCGCGGCCTCGGCGGCGGCGTCGGCGAAGTCGGCTTCGAAGACCGCGAAATACGGTGCTTCGCCGTCGGTCGCCGCGACGTCGAAGCTGTAGCGCCACGCGAGCAGGCCGGGCAGCTTCCTGACCAATGGCAGGTGGTTGGTCACGTAGTAGTGGCGGAAGTGGTCGGGGTCGGCGGGCTCGCCGTACAGGACTACCAGCTTGTACATGACCAGTTCCTGGTGGGCGTGCGTGCGGTGTCCAGTGCCGCGGTCGGCTGAATCGTCATATGCGCAGGTTAGGGCTCGATGTGTGGTCGAGGGAAAGACCGGGACGGGATAGACTCAGAACGGATCGTTATCAATCGGCGGGGAGGGCATGTGGCGCCGGATACGGTGAGCCTGCGGTACTTTCTGGTACTGGCGCAGGAGTTGAATTTCACGCGCGCGGCCGCCCGGATCGGTATAGCGCAGCCCGCACTCAGTGCCCGGATGCGCCGATTGGAGGCGGAACTCGGCACGCGCCTGCTGGTGCGCAACACCCGTAGCGTCGTATTGACCACGGCCGGTGCGGCTTTGGCGGAGTCCGCGCCGCCCGCGCTGGCGGCACTGGACCGAGCATGGGACACCGCCCGGCATGCGGGCGCCGGTGAGCTGGGCACACTGCGCATCGGATACAGCCTCAGCACGGGGGCCGAGACGGCACCGGCCCTGGTGAACAAGCTCATTCACAGCAGCCCGGGACTCGAGGTCGGCGCGGTCCCCATGGCGACACCGGAGATCTCCCCAGCGGTCGCCGACGGCCGCATCGACGCGGGGATCACCCGCGGCGAACAGCCGGGTCGTGGCGTGCGCCGATTCCTGCTACGGCGTGAGCGCGTCGGAGTCCAACTGGCACAGCATCATCCGCTGGCCGAACACCCCGAGATCGCGATCGCCGATGCTGCCGCGTATCCGCTGCGACTCCCCGACCGTACGGCCAATCCGGTGATCCACGATCAGCTGTCCGCGCTGTTCCGCGACACCCAGCCGAACCTCCGATTCCGCACGCCCCCAGTCTCTTTCGACCTGTCTCAGCGCGACCTACGCGACGGGCTCACCCTCGCCCCAGCCGGTGCAGCCGCGATCGCGACACAGCCGGCCGGCCTCACCTGGCGACCGCTGCAGGGTGCAGCCACCTTGACCATCCACCTGGTGCTCCCGCGCGTACAGTCACCACTACACCGCCGCATCCGTACCGTCGCCAAAACCCTGGCACAAGAGCTGCACTGGCTGCCGGACTGACGCACAGCAGGCGTACGCGTGATACAACGCCCGACGACGAGCAGCTTGTCCGCCTTGGCATGCTGGGCGCGCCACGGTCACCGTGCCCGACCGAAGCACTGATGCCCTTGAACGCCAACAGCATTCACCCCCACAAAGAGTCACGACGAGATGCTGCGCCCATCATCGAGTAGTGCGCCGAGAAGTCGACGAAACACCGGAATTTCCCGCATCGCGTCGAACGAGTCGTCCGAAGCAATCCGGCCGGCGAGGCCCTCGAGCAGAACCATGATCCAGGCCGCCACGCGTTCAGGCTCCAGGGCAGTGTCGATCTGGCCTGCCTTGGTGGCCGATCGGGCATGAGTCGTCAGGCTCGTGCGCACCACCTCGTCGTCGGCGGCGAGTGCCGCCGTGATCTCGGGGTGATGTATCAGACCGCCGACGATTCGGATGAAGTCCGGAGCGCGCGGGTCGGCCAATTCGGCAACCGCGTGTTCGGTGTACTCGACGAGGACCTGCCGGTGGTCGGTGCGAGTGGTGCGCTGGGCGAAGAAATCCCTGACCTCCTCGGTGCCCAGCTCGATTGCGGCGACCACCAGCGAGTCTTTGGTGGGGAAGTAATGAAAGAAGGTGCCCGAGCCGATGCCGGCGGCCTTGCAGATCATCGCGGTCGTCGCGCCGGAGTAGCCGTGCTCGGCCAGAACGCCGAGACCGGCATCGATGATGCGCAGGCGGCGGGCGCGGTGACGCGCGGGATCGACGGTTCTGGGCATGAATCGACTCTATTACTAGAGTGGCCACTCTGTTAATGTGGGGTGGTATGTCCGACTCCCACCGCCCGCCCGCTGACCTCGCGCCAGCGCCGATCGCCCCCGCGCAGCGGTCGCTGGCCCCGGATCTGGCGCGCGGTGCGATGTTGCTGTTGATCGCGGTGGCCCATACCCGCATCCTGCACCCCGGCGGTGCCGCACTCGCGGTGCGCGGAGGCCCTGGCCCGGTGGACGACCTGGTGCAGGCCGTCTCGACCACGCTCGTGGACGGGCGCGCGTATCCGATGTTCGCGGCACTCTACGGGTACGGACTGGTGCAGATCTTCCGGCGCGCGAAGGCGCGTGGACTGGCGCCGGAACAGGCGCGCGGCTTGCTGCGCAGACGGGGCCGATGGCTCGTCGTGTTCGGGATCGCGCACGCCGCACTGCTGTACGCGGGCGACATCCTCGCCGCCTACGGGTTGCTGGCGGTGCTGCTGGCCGGCGCGGTCGGTTGGACCAATCGCCGGTTGGTCGCGGTGGGAGCGGTCGCGGCGCTGGCCGGAGCGACCGTGTTCGGCGGGTTGCAGGCCCTGCTCGACGGCGTCGAGGAGCCGCACCCACCCCTCGATCCGCTGGTGGGTGCGGTGCAGCGACTCGGATCGCTGGTGTTCATCGCGCCGATGAGCGCGATCATGGCCATCGCGCCGATGCTGGCCGGCATCTGGGCAGCACGCGCGGGTCTGCTCGATGAACCGTGGCGCCATGTGCGGCTACTGCGCAGGCTCGCGCTCCTCGGATTGCTGATCGCCGTCGCGGGCGCGATCCCTACGGTCGCAAGGTTTCTCGGCTGGTGGTCCCCCGGGGCCGAATGGACGAGCTGGGGCGCCGCAGCGCTGCACACCCTCACCGGGATCGCAGGCGGGCTCGGGTATGCGGCGCTGATCGGGCTGGTGGTCGCGCGGGCGACGTCGCGGCGCGGGCCGATCACCCACGCACTCGCCGCCGTGGGACAGCGGTCCCTGACCTGTTATCTTCTCCAGTCCGTCGGGTGGTTCGTACTCACCGAACCACTGCTTGCCAACCTTTTCGAGGCGCTGGGCGTGGCGGCCGCCGCGGCCGTCGGGGTCGCGATCTGGCTGGTCACCGTAGCAGTGGCCGTGATCCTGGCACGGTGCGATCGACGCGGCCCGGCCGAGATTCTGCTGCGCCGACTGACCTACCGGCAGTCGCGGTGATGGCCTCGCGTTATCGCGCGGTGGCGCTGCTGTTCGCGCTGCCCCCACTCACCGCCGAGGTACTCAGCGGCTACTCCGGGCACGCCACCCCGCTCGGCGTGGTCACTGCCGTGCTGATCGCCGGCCCTCTCTATGGCGCTGTCGCGGTGCTGATCCGCGAAGCAGCGGTGCGCACCGGGCTCGGATGGGTGTCGATCCTGCTGGTATGCGGGGCTTTCGGAATGGTCCAAGCCGGATTGATCGACCAATCGCTGCTGGACCAGGAGCATTTCGCCGACTCTCCGTATTGGGCGGGACGGGCGACCGAGGTACCGGGTGTCGGCATCGACATCAGTCAACTGCTGGTATTCGTCGGCGGACACGCGATGGTCACCTTCGGTGCGCCAATCGCATTGGTGGAGGGGATATTCGCGCGGTCGGCAGCACAACCTTGGCTCCGCCGACCGGGATTGGCGGTGTTTGGACTGCTCTATCTGGGCGCCGCCAGTCTGTTCTGCTACGAACTCGTCGTCGTGCCCGGGCTGGTCGGCTCACCAGTCCGGCTCGCCGGGGTGTCCGCGGTCGTCGTCGTGCTCGTCGTGGTGGCATTCGCGTTACCGCGCCGCCCCCACCGTTGGCCCACGTCGGCACGTTTCGACGCCGACGGACCGGGCAAATGGCGCGATCGGGCGCCGCATCCGACGTTGGTGGGCTCCCTCACCGTGCTGTCGGTCGGTACCCATATGGTGCTGCGCGCACCCGAGCCCCTCCTCGGTCCGCTCGCCTGGGTATGGGTGGCCGCCTCGGTCGCCCCGTTGACGCTCCTGGCCTATGCCCTGCACCGATGGTCGCGGCGACGGATGTGGCGGCGCGCCCACCTCCTCGCGGTCGCCTTCGCACCCTTGATCTGCACCGCTCTGCTGGCCTTCGCCGTCCCGCCCGTGCACGACGGGAACTGGCCGCCGAAACTGATATCCAACACCGCAGCCCTGCTCATTCTGCTCGTCGCGTGGCTGTGTGCTTCGAGAATCACCCCGCCGAGCCGCGAGCAGCAGGCGGCAACAATAACCCCGACGGCCGCCACCGGTGGTCATCGATTCGCCAATGAAGGAGAAGACAGATCATGAAGGCATTCGCAGTCGCCACCGGGATCGTTGCAGTCGTTCTCGCCGCGTCAGCCCCGGTCGCCACGGCGGCGCCCCAGGAGATCGCGATCATCAACGGGCTCGTGTACCAGGACCAGTACGGTGATCTCGCACGGTGCATCTCGGTCGGGCCGATGGACATCACCGTGGAGAACTACACCAGCAAGCGCACCGCCTACATTTACAACTCCGACGACTGCACGGGTAACCCGGTGGGCACCGTGGCCCCGGGCGCCAAGGGCGCCGCGTACGGCAT
This genomic stretch from Nocardia brasiliensis ATCC 700358 harbors:
- a CDS encoding LysR family transcriptional regulator, with protein sequence MAPDTVSLRYFLVLAQELNFTRAAARIGIAQPALSARMRRLEAELGTRLLVRNTRSVVLTTAGAALAESAPPALAALDRAWDTARHAGAGELGTLRIGYSLSTGAETAPALVNKLIHSSPGLEVGAVPMATPEISPAVADGRIDAGITRGEQPGRGVRRFLLRRERVGVQLAQHHPLAEHPEIAIADAAAYPLRLPDRTANPVIHDQLSALFRDTQPNLRFRTPPVSFDLSQRDLRDGLTLAPAGAAAIATQPAGLTWRPLQGAATLTIHLVLPRVQSPLHRRIRTVAKTLAQELHWLPD
- a CDS encoding EthD family reductase, with translation MYKLVVLYGEPADPDHFRHYYVTNHLPLVRKLPGLLAWRYSFDVAATDGEAPYFAVFEADFADAAAEAAARASQEGRQAAADVVNYATGGAIIIHYPVQEGIG
- a CDS encoding DUF418 domain-containing protein, translating into MSDSHRPPADLAPAPIAPAQRSLAPDLARGAMLLLIAVAHTRILHPGGAALAVRGGPGPVDDLVQAVSTTLVDGRAYPMFAALYGYGLVQIFRRAKARGLAPEQARGLLRRRGRWLVVFGIAHAALLYAGDILAAYGLLAVLLAGAVGWTNRRLVAVGAVAALAGATVFGGLQALLDGVEEPHPPLDPLVGAVQRLGSLVFIAPMSAIMAIAPMLAGIWAARAGLLDEPWRHVRLLRRLALLGLLIAVAGAIPTVARFLGWWSPGAEWTSWGAAALHTLTGIAGGLGYAALIGLVVARATSRRGPITHALAAVGQRSLTCYLLQSVGWFVLTEPLLANLFEALGVAAAAAVGVAIWLVTVAVAVILARCDRRGPAEILLRRLTYRQSR
- a CDS encoding CGNR zinc finger domain-containing protein; the protein is MGDHWDGYDSIGGSVPLDLVNTVSWRRDPARRNDRLSTPERLSEWVVLVGATTERLAVSEAVLQAVHIFREALYQVLVSDPPDVAALRAPLLAAYRYAELAPALPLRWTVPLRDGAALPHFLALRTEELLRSADLERIRECEGPGCGWVFIDRTRNRSRRWCSSSDCGNRARARRHYSKVREP
- a CDS encoding TetR/AcrR family transcriptional regulator; amino-acid sequence: MPRYVDHESRRRLIADAVCSLIGRRGIEAATLREVAAEAGVSMGAVQRCFSTRQQMLIFAQERVNQRITERTRARIAASAAPESVVTMLEHTLSAMLAVDDADLIEARVWIAFSAQAAVDPAVAAAQLDHYRGVAELLTLLLRLGRESGQVRQEIVPDQAAEELIAVADGLTLQVLTRRLTPELAHKTLRRHTAGLWVVPAAPS
- a CDS encoding alpha/beta hydrolase codes for the protein MRELSRRGVLGVGALGAGALVAGCANGDRATSGGRPTFVIVHGANGNGASYAGLVAALTLAGHRALAVDLPGHGPAAHFPLSYQAPQDLSALAAEPSPLARLRPADNVEHVAGVVRRAATQGPVILVGHSMGGATITRVANEIPDHIARLVYLTAFCCVRLRSVLECYTTPEAASTLATTIPSLGDPQQTGVTRTNWRSADPEFLAAAKAALADDYDDAAFRAALNAMEPDEAWAVTIDDSRGDPATWGRIPRSYIRCTRDRTLPLALQDRMIAEADAATPGNSFDIHSIAAPHLGPQHPQAIADILVSLVQR
- a CDS encoding TetR/AcrR family transcriptional regulator; the encoded protein is MPRTVDPARHRARRLRIIDAGLGVLAEHGYSGATTAMICKAAGIGSGTFFHYFPTKDSLVVAAIELGTEEVRDFFAQRTTRTDHRQVLVEYTEHAVAELADPRAPDFIRIVGGLIHHPEITAALAADDEVVRTSLTTHARSATKAGQIDTALEPERVAAWIMVLLEGLAGRIASDDSFDAMREIPVFRRLLGALLDDGRSISS
- a CDS encoding AzlD domain-containing protein → MTLWAAIVLVALISIGFKAAGPVLLGDREIRPRLAGVIALLAPALLAGLVLTDVTGPGWSGIDWTLCAGLAAIAVTYVLRMPVLAAILCGVAVTATLRLLT
- a CDS encoding AzlC family ABC transporter permease, which encodes MTTLRRSYLAGARVGLGLGAATFVLGVTFGAYTQTLHWGTAAPIVASIIVFSGSAQFALAAALAGGGHLAVAVGAAALINARFLPMGAAVAADLRGGRLRRAWEGQAVVDGSWVAAHLGQGRFDREKLIGCTLIQLPAWVLGTVLGVLTAPSPELVTRFGLDVVFPGFFLVLLIDELRRSRQAVQTAALAACLAGALVLFVPVGLALIGASTAALLGLAVRR